aaccataatgaaattgttaaaaaaactaaataattaaatgaatcattaaatcactaaataaatcaataaatgtcccttgaatttcattttagcattagtttgcattaatttattattttcgcTTTATTTTTGGGTTGGTTTTTCATTCAAGCATGAGCTTCGtgtcttttctttttcattttcagggttacgTTTATCGACCAGTCAGTCAACTACAGTGGGCTTCACATTTCAAAATCGTTTTCTTTGGACTTTCTGGTGAGTTAGTTTACATGCGTTTTTTCACACCGCAACTATGGATGTGCTTATTGCAATAAGAGTTCCccttctgttactcactcgacgttgtgtcgatgtagtgacactaggggtcgcccttgggagccccaaacacctcagatctttgagaaaaggccaatgagaattggcgagtggaatttgcatgccactcccctggacatacgggtataaaaggagctggtacgcaaccactcattcagagtttttcttcggagctgagcggttgtactatcagcgagctaaatactactgctgttccattcacctcttaagaagcgtatgctgttggatatacggcgcacttccagcggctttctctccttctgcacgacgagtgcagatttctccccgggtgcttcgacagcgctaaaagagtgtatattcctgctaaagagtatattttctctattagagcacacacattgatgttgaacgtctttttaaagatgcgtctttataaggatgcctttccgtctttgtgtgattcctggatgcggtcgctatctctccgcttccgacagcagcgggcgctgcctcacgtgtctgggcagcgatcacactgaggcagcgttcgtggatggttcatgttctcattgcgagcatatgaccatggcaacgttgcggtcgcggctttccttcttctggggcaaagccactctagccgccccctgtGCCTCGCCTTTTACTTCCGGGTACGAGGctggcccggctggcgctggaagcgatttggggacttcaatgggcgcggctccgctgggacctcccatttcccagcacgctcgtttgcccccggcgagttccgagaggagaccagctcgccccagggccagcttagtgtccttttcggagctccggagcgggatgagtgctcaatcgctgcatcggagagcatactggcgatgtcagacaccgaggactcgactgggctaccaccttcgggtcggcccgcccagtctgaggctgatggcgagatgaccgccatgcttgcctggaCCGGCTGTTAGGTGTTGATTTTGTGAGAGTCATTATGGAAGAAGGACGTCCTACTTTGAAAGGTGATGCCCACAGCCACTGAGAGATGTGTTGTTAACCATAACCCAGAAAATTAAAATACACTAAGTTCttgcttaaatgaaaaaaaaaaacttaaagataatgctaaaatgaaaatggatccAAACTAGTGCTAAAACGAAATAAagggatatttatttatttatttaaagggacTTACAGTGTaatgatttaatgattaatttaattacttaatcgtttttctttttttttacaacatcattatgtatttattgatatatttaaattattattttgagtaatttggcctTCCATGGGTTTGGGACTAGGCTAAAAAagtaaatctgtttgttttaataaaaatcaacccctgtgaCATAAAAAtgtctgaagttgaagaaacatattAATACCCTGACGCTGTTGGATTTCAGATTAAAACACTTGAATAGCATGTAAAGGTGTTACATTAACACTTAAGTGTCTAACCTTGCAAAAGGTGAAGCGATTCCTCCAAAGTCATCATCTGTAGCGCCACTCTGTGGATGAAAAGAGTATTAATCTATTAGTGTAAACCAGAATACACTTGATGTTAACATGCTGGTCAAACTGTAAGCAAAGTATTATTTGCAGTATGGAATAGTAATGCAAGAAATTAAACTACATCTTAAACGCTTACttgaaataaaaggaaaaaactgAGGAATATGTCTACAAATGTGTACAGAAATGTGTTCATGCTCTCGCATTTTAATAGGGTTCAACCACAGCATCCTTACAATGGGAAATGCCAACTCCACTTGCACTGGAGACATTTTGCCTTTAAGTATTATTCATTTTTGGTCTTTCTAtcatatttatgtgtaatacaatcaAATAGATGGAATTCTTATCGCATTTCACTGTCGACATTGGCACTTACGCTTTAGATATTCAAAATGTACTTCTTTATTATAGTGTCTGTAGGAGAATGTGCTGTACAGTATATCTTAGATCTTAGGGTGTACTCTCAGTCAGGTAGATAATGGCAATCTATGAGTGTTATTGTTTTAACTGAAAGGGCTAAACCGTACacatgtaacttactgaaattctTGAGCTGGCACGGACACGAGCCACAAACTCCTTCTCTTTTTTGGCCGCCTCTCGCTGAGCTTTCTGGAAAACGCCCAGCGCATTGGAGAATTCCGTGATTAGACGTTCTCGCTGGATTTTTCTTTGTCGCTGTGTGAAAACAGAAGAACGACACTCACTGTACACACATCTGAGAAACTGAGCAGTACTTTTAAGttaaacatttacagtgattTATGATTTCATCCCAACACCAAACatctgttatttacagtataaaatGGATTGTTCCAGTCCTGGATACTAGATGCCGATGTTGTGATAAAATGCATGTTATAGCAACAGATATGATGCAAAACACCTTTTCACCGAGCTACTGTGAATATCACTGCACAGCTCCCATCGAGGCCAACTATTCACTTTGCGGATGTAAGGGACTTTATCTTCTAGCAGAAGGATGGCATTAATGGAATTGctctaaaaataatgaaaatttgtgactgcaatattttattatgtagaaagtgttttataaaagcaataaggcaccaGAGGCCACTCCATATTGTGACTATATTAACAATATAGCACTTCATCATGCTTATTTCAGTCAGCTTGTTTATTTTTGCCATGAGACCTACTGTAAGTGtgattatgagaataaagtcaaaatgttttgagaataatctcATAACATGCCTTTTATGAGAATAaatttgtagcattatgagattaaagttatAATATTTTTAGAACAATGTCAAAATCATTAGAATAAAGATGTAGCATGATgagagattttgttttttgtttttttgggtgaactattccttcaaatgtataaaaaaaaaaaaaaaaaaaaaaaaaagtctggtcAGACACATATGAATTGTGACTGCCATGTTGATCCAGttggcaatatgtaaaaatgcacatagaaataaaaacaaagaccATATGATTCACTAAGTACGTAATACACTTTTACTACAAcggaagcaatccaatcggtttcgagtaagaacagaccaaaatgtaactcctttttaactataaatcttgacattagcagtctccttgctgATCACGATCTCAAGCTCAATTTCACTTCCAAGCgctatctagcactctgcgcatgcgtcaagcactaggaagtgtaatcgagtttgaaatcatgattgtaaagattgcaatggcaaaatgtaaactgaaaaattagttacatttcggtctattctcacccaaaaaatCAATTGGATCGTTTCAGAAGAtagagatttaaccactggagtcttatgggttacttttatgccacctttatttgctttttagagcttcaagagttctggtcaccattcacttgcattgtatggacttacagagctgagatattcttctaaaaatcttcatttgtgttcagcagaataaagaaagtcatgcacatctgggatggcatagggttgagtaaattatgagagaattttcatttttgggtgaacgatcactTTAAATTGTTGAATGACTGAGATAATATGGAGGGACTGTGAGAATGCTGTACCTGCTCTGTGGTCGCAGGTAAAGAGCTGAACTCTTTCATCAATCTATCGGTCTCTTTAGCAAGATGACTGACATTCTGCTGTTCCTGTTGTCTGTATGTATagacaaagaaagaaatatatattgGCATTTACTGGCTGAAAACTGTCAGTGACtggacaattttaaaaaaaaaaatcgaaagcttaacatttttgtatttttgattTATTGTGAGTACTAAGTTATTGTTTATAAttacactgcatgcccaattattaggcaaattgtattcctatGACAAtgacaatgctctcagtcaatccaaaatgttattgaacctcaaacctgaatgtttaacaaagaaaaagtgagttttgtctttctcaggggaatatataagtgtgcacaattattagggaactaaattacaaaaataatttctcccaactcaattgtttattctcaatttttatagtatgtgcaacaaataagtaacacaaaatgacaattaaataacatttttggcctttcaaaaatattcagtgaccaatatagccacccttcttttcaataactgccatgagccttccatccatggagtctgtcagtttcttgatctgttcacgatcaactttcactgaagcagcaaccacagcctcccaaatgctgttcgaagaggtgtattgtcttccctcactgtaaatctcacgtttgagaagggcccacatgTCCTCAGTAGGATtcaagtcaggtgaggaagggggccaagtcattatttgggcatctttgagacccttgctggctagccaagcagtggagtacttggatgcatgtgatggagcattgtcctgcataaagatcatggccttcttgaatgctgaggtcttcttcctgtaccactgcttgaagaaagtactttccagaaactggcagtaggtttgagagttgagtttcagtccatcttctactcgaaaaggtccaactacttAATCCTGAATGATAGCAGctcataccagtacccctcctccaccttgcaggcacctgactcgaagtggtgccctgtgtccattagtgatccagcccatccatctggtccatcaagagtcactctcatttcatctatccacaaaacctttgaaaaatctgtcttcatgtatttctttgcccaatcttgatgcttcaccttgtgaatatattcagtggtggtcgtgtttcagccttcttgaccttggccatgtctctgagcacttggcaccttgtacttctggacactccaggtaggttgtagttctggaatatggtagcattggaggataatgggtttctggtagcttcacgtttaattcttctcaagtcttttgcagttaatttgcgccttttcttctccgtgcattttttgcgccccagttgactatttgcaacaaaacgtttgattgccCGGTGGTCacacctcaatagtttagctatttcaagagtgttgcatccgtctgaaaggcattttacaatattttacttttcagtgtcagtgaaatctcttttttggcccattttacctaaggtaatgaagctgcctaataattatgcacaccttgatataaggtgttagtcactttcgccacaccctccctcattacacaactacatatcacctgaaaatgattgaatctaataagcattcaagtttatatggtttggagttggaaaatgtgcatggaaataatgataagatcagaatactcacctGCCTAATAATTGGTCACGCAGTGTAATTAATTTCAGTTATGAACAATTataataaacatactgtataatgtgtgataaattaaaGTGTCTTTATTGACACTGAACTGGATGCTTATGGTTGACTCACAATCTCTGTCGCAGGTCAGTCGAATCGTGTGCTGTTCCAAGGTGGTTTATCGCTTGCTGGATTGTATTAGCTGGAGAAACCAAAAGAATTGTGACCTATAACAAACACACACTGGGCAAATATTTACTTTAAATACCCCCACGAGTTTTAGgtttatgtaaaaatatatatatatgttaggtTGGGATTTGTTTCCTAGTCCACTAAACAAAAAACTCTGCCACTAGGAAAACTCTTAAATAAAGAACTAAAAAGCTTTATTGGTTTGTGtaaaatgtatgtgtatgtattatGGTTTAACATCACCATCTACTTCAATACTGATTTTACTTCACACTTTATTTTCAATGTTGTAGTTTGTAGATGTGGCATTAAATAATAGAGAAACATTAATACGCAAGCAACATTTGAATGTGCGACTAACTGCTCAAGAAAACTGAACAGAGAGTTTTGACATCAGAAAAACTGAAATTAACCGACCCAAGACTAGATGTGATGTAGTAAATAGTAATTTAGCAgccacttttattcaaagtgacgaCTAacacacttattacagggacaatattACAAAGTTCAAGCGCTTTGCTCAAGGCCACAATAGTGAAAATTCTCATTCCTTGCAGGGTTTAAACCATTAACCTTCCGGTTTTAAGCTCGGGGTTTAGGCCAAAATGGACCCAACTTTACTGATGTGAAGTTCCAGAACTCAACACTTAAATCAATGCTGATGTGGAAAGATAAAGCTTGATTAAGCAACTGATTCAGTTTTTCATATTTGTTGTGAAACTCATGAAAGTATGTTGGTCACATCAGTGATTCAAACTCACACTTTGACCTAAGGTTTGTTGTACTGTAAATAGTAGGAAATGCATCACAAAGATAAGGAGAGACACAGTGAATTTACTCACTTAGCTGTGTTATTCTCTGGATGTTTGAGCTTATAGTCTGTGCCAGCACATTTGCATCAACCTGATTTGATCCAGACATGATGGGGTCCTCTTCAGATCTTCACAGAATGAGTCACCAAATCTAGAAAGATTACAGCAGTTttaagtgagaacagaccaaaatataactagttttttactgtacatactgctattgcagtctctaggcagaatcatgatttcaagcttgattaaacttccaagtgcttgacgcatgcgcagagcgctaggaaGCGTAatgaagcttgaaatcatgatcgccaagaagactgctgatgtcaagatgtacagttaaaaaggagttacattttggtctgttctactGTAACCTAAAACCATTtggttcacttcagaagacatggattaaatcaacttgcaatctaaaaatctttggagtggcctagtcaaagtcctgacttgaacccgattgagatgctgtggcaggaccttaaatgggctgTTCatgctcaacacacacacacacacacacacacacacacacacacacacatatatatatatatatatatatatatattcgattTCGTAGACTAGTTTAGTTAAACAAGCTTTTGTAGACTAGTGCAATTCATTATTCTGGCTTTGTTGGACTAGTTCAATAGTTAGTAGACCAGCTTTCATAGactatttcataataaaatactGGGTAAACTAGTTCGAAACTAAATCTTTCTCAACAGACTAGAAATGTTGACAGTTCAAACGCACCTGCTGAAACAATGCGGAAACTAAACTGCGTCAATctgacaaacacattcaataatgaAATCAGTTATTTTACTTTGCTGGTAGGCTACTCACCAGAAATACACACATCACGCGGGAATGATTATAAATCagaatctgtgtgtttgtgtcaaacTAATGGACCGATAACGCGGCCGTCAAAGAATCTTTGACAAGTGAATGAACTTCAGAATCAGCAGCAGCGCGTGCGAACATTTCATCACCGACTTCCccgtaaaattattattattattataagttctTATACTTGCACGGTGAAATGAGGGCATACGGTTCTGTCTTTAACTTTGATAGGAACTTTCGTTATTCTGTTTACCTGGATTTTCACGAGCGAAACTCCCGAGTCCTCTGCTGATTTCTTCACTCGGGGTCACGTGATGTTTCTTCAGCCTTCCGCATTTTATGGCTCGAATCTAGAAACACAGACGACCCACTTTACatgacacatatacagtatttggatAATGGGTATTATTTGTGTACATCAAGTaggttattcatatttttttatttatttaataatattgcaATATTGCCTTTGACTAATATAGATGATCTCAGTGATATACTGTAAATGCCAGTAAAAAGATAGAGCAGACATTACCAGTTCAGATGCACCATTAATATTAGTAGGGTAGTACTGGGCTAAAGGCATCCCTTAAGGAAActgtgcttttttctggtcacaaaatatatcaatgtcaaaatattttatttatttttattgaatattgatggagcaacgtCATTTgcatgaaaagaaataataacggaaggttgtttcgattaaaattcagttttagaATAAAGGTGGTGacactaaatataatttaataatcaaacatttttcaataactttccaataagtgaaaggctagtatttggggtaaaaagcccccctgttgcagagGTTTTACCTCGTAcctaaaaggcccctagggggtttaaagtgatattgtgtagataccaGGGCAATAGCtgtagggcacaatttgtcaagtaatgcaaataattttgagacaccaagatgcttgtttgagtaacaaattaacatgatgcttactcaaaataactactttgaagaagtcaaccatttcctgttaatttcaaacacatttggcatattattacatctcaagtgttctataaacaaactaatctctattatgattggatcagtcaatgtgagcccactttgaacatttttcatatcaaATCCATTCGCCCACTTAAGAAaaccaatgtgtttaataggggactttagcccctgcaacagtggggctttttaccccaaataataGCCTTtctcttattggacagttattgaaaaatgtttgattattaaatgatatttagtgttttgggaggaaATAAAACCAatggaaatataataaaatcaatcaaaatcaaatccctttattgtcactcaaccatatacacaagtgcaacagtgggtgaaagtcttgggtgtggttccaagcaacacagccccccccccatgtaatcagtggaaataaatatgaagtgttgtgttgacattcagctgtaaAAGGAAAAGAGGAAAAACTCACATGCTGTTCAACATTTATCCactttaaaccatttaaaacacacattttacacGCATGTATTATGTCTAATAGGGATATGACACTTTTTGAATGTTACAGTAAGGTTTCACTAACATTAGGCCTGTCAGTCTACTGCATTAAAGTCAAAGACTGAAACAATCATATTTTGCTGCTGTTTGGCGAAGTAATGAAGTTCATGAAAATTGTACTCGATTAAAAGCTAGTTtgtaaaaagctgttttataaaTCCAATAAAGGTAGACATCATATGTAAAACATATAGGACCTACAAGAAAGACACAAATCACACACAGTCATgtataataaatactgtatttacatatgagaaaattgttattcatataattaaaattCATAAACACATTTACAATTCCCTGCACATTATACAGTAATGTCACCTTTTTGCATATTGTCattataaaagctaaaataaccAGTCATAAGGATAAAGCATTTCTTTCTTTTATCGAAAAGCCAACAATAGATTACTAACATGCACATGCATGTTTCCTAACAATACAGGTACTGTCATATTAACAGTCTTCATGAAATAAGTTAAGTTGCTTACTTgctgtgtgtaaatgttttttactgaCGTTTTGAACCAGGGGTATgatattgcatatactgtataaaagggTTGATGCAGGAATTAGtgtaaaataaacacattaaagcaGAGAAACTCACATATGAATTTGGAAAATGTTGTATATTAATTATCATTATGTACCAGGGAATccagcaaattaaaaaaatgaacacaatagTGCCCAATGTTTTTGTTGCTTTCAGTTCTGATTTCCTGGATGACTTTTGATGTATCTGAGACACTCCTTTCTTTGCAGAGTTGGAAATTGCTTTAGCGTACCTCATTGTGAGAATTCTTATATACAGAATCACCATCACTATGCATGGAGCAACAAAGCTGACTATCAAATCAATCAGACCCCGAGTGTCACTCACAGCCACTGCACATTCCCTCACACATCGACACCTATTATTACTAGATTGTAAAATATGGATAGAGTCCACCCAAAACCTATGTAGCCCAATGTGTTTCtaattgtcatttttgacatATACTGGAGTGAATTACACACAGCAAGATATCAATCAATAGCTACAAACATGATACTCATGAGCGACGCAGAACCAAGAATGGACATGCTGATATTAAAGATAAGACAGTGGGAATTTCccatataaaaaaaagttaatgctcCTAATGCTTTCAACCGGCATCacgcacatttaaaaaaagaagtcaGACATGGCGAGCGAAAGTACAATGAGGGTGGTTGGCGTGTGAAGCCACTTGAAAACGGCAATAAATACAGTGACAAGTAGATTTCCACACACCGTGAGCATAGAGATAacagatacagtactgtgcaaaagttttaggcacttgtgaaatatgttgcatagtgaggatgtcttcaaaaataatgacataaatagttttcatttatcacttaatgtcatacaaagtccagtaaacataaaaaaaagctaaatcaatattcccgtgtgaccacctttgcctttaaaacagcaccaattctcctaggtacacctggacacagtttttcttggttgttggcagataggatgttccaagcttcttggagaattcaccacagttcttctatctatttcggctgtctcaattgcttatgtctctttatgtaatctcagactgacacgatgttcagtggggggctttgtgggggccatgacatctgttgcagggctccctgttcttctattctaataatTCCTATTTGCAGAAGTAATGTtttggagtctaacatttatatttcctattgaaacact
The nucleotide sequence above comes from Myxocyprinus asiaticus isolate MX2 ecotype Aquarium Trade chromosome 25, UBuf_Myxa_2, whole genome shotgun sequence. Encoded proteins:
- the stx7l gene encoding syntaxin-7, with the translated sequence MSGSNQVDANVLAQTISSNIQRITQLTNTIQQAINHLGTAHDSTDLRQRLQQEQQNVSHLAKETDRLMKEFSSLPATTEQRQRKIQRERLITEFSNALGVFQKAQREAAKKEKEFVARVRASSRISSGATDDDFGGIASPFASESQIHSQSFEVNITEEDLQLIQERESAIRQLESDITDINVIFRDLGMMVHEQGDMIDSIEANVESTEIHVQSATQQLSRAADFQTSSRKKICILIAVLVVLAVIIGLIIWAAVRR